A stretch of the Lolium perenne isolate Kyuss_39 chromosome 3, Kyuss_2.0, whole genome shotgun sequence genome encodes the following:
- the LOC127340804 gene encoding DExH-box ATP-dependent RNA helicase DExH3 isoform X1 — protein MLLASTVLRGRLRPLRRPRPPIMPAPLFLSQNPNPSASPAPASMSSTNGVYVPPMRRLRSVIASTSGNLAPPPSVQPAWTPDWRADGRSLSPPSPPQTQRRSAALPPRPPPQRQPQTQPMRQQSAGYSRYAYDDFSEEESDREMDRVSVSSSSKGASTLDNVDEWKWKLHMLLRNDNEQEIMSRERKDRRDFDQLAQLAERMGLHSRQYARIIVFSKVPLPNYRSDLDDKRPQREVSIPSGLQREVDALLADYLARKRTDSGNFPNAAFSRSSSTDSFMTDEGFYEQQDNQASTNVVMERIQRKKSLQLRNQQAAWQESNDGQSMMEFRRSLPANKERQSLLEAISQNQVVVVSGETGCGKTTQLPQYILESEIEAARGATCSIICTQPRRISAISVSERVAAERGEKIGESVGYKVRLEGMRGRDTRLLFCTTGVLLRRLLGFTYPVRSRFLEDILEVTGHRLTPYNQIDDYGQEKSWKMQKQALRKTKTQIASVVEDAVKTADLRDYSPQTRDSLSCWNPDSIGFNLIENVLCHICQKERAGAVLVFMTGWDDINTLKEQLQSNPLLGDPSKVLLLACHGSMASAEQKLIFDKPEPGVRKIVLATNLAETSITINDVVFVVDCGKAKETSYDALNNTPCLLPTWISKASARQRRGRAGRVQSGECFHLYPQCVYNVFADYQLPELLRTPLQSLCLQIKSLRLGSISEFLSRALQSPESLSVQNAIDYLKVIGAFDQNEELTVLGKHLSMLPVEPKLGKMLIFGAIFNCLDPILTIVSGLSVRDPFMTPFDKKDLAESAKLQFSCREYSDHLAIVHAYDGWREAERDRNGYDYCWRNFLSAQTLKALDSLRRQFIFLLKDTGLIDENMTMCNKWSRDANLVRAVICAGLYPGVSSVVNKEKSVSLKTMEDGQVMLYSSSVNGKEGKIPFPWLVFNEKVKVNSVFLRDSTAISDSTLLLFGGNIQRGGLDGHLKMLGGYLEFFMSRDLASTYLNLKNELENLIHHKLQNPRMDIQTSEELLSAVRLLVTEDPCSGRFVYGRQEPRSKKAKMMLAPASVSMDRGGGHGGDNPKNQLQTLLTRAGNDNPTYKTKQIKNSLFRSTVEFNGMEFVGQPCANKKLAEKDAAGEAINWLTGGGAPPDTRDARDMDHMSMLTKPPRRKRHHHRRS, from the exons ATGCTCCTGGCCTCCACGGTCCTGCGGGGTCGCCTCCGCCCCCTCCGCCGGCCCCGGCCCCCGATCATGCCCGCCCCGCTCTTCCTCTCCCAAAACCCTAACCCCAGCGCCAGCCCCGCCCCCGCCTCCATGAGCAGCACCAACGGCGTCTACGTGCCCCCGATGCGGCGGCTCCGCTCCGTCATCGCGTCCACCAGCGGCAACCTGGCCCCGCCGCCCTCCGTGCAGCCCGCGTGGACGCCCGACTGGCGCGCGGACGGCCGCTCCCTCAGCCCGCCCTCGCCGCCTCAGACGCAGCGACGCTCCGCGGCCCtcccgccgcggccgccgccccaGAGGCAGCCCCAGACGCAGCCCATGCGCCAGCAGAGCGCTGGGTACTCTCGGTACGCGTACGATGACTTTTCTGAGGAGGAGTCCGACAGGGAAATGGACCGCGTCTCGGTGTCGTCCAGTAGTAAG GGTGCATCTACTTTAGACAATGTTGACGAATGGAAATGGAAACTGCACATGCTTCTCCGAAACGACAATGAGCAAGAGATTATGTCTAGGGAAAGAAAGGACAGGCGTGATTTTGATCAGCTTGCCCAACTGGCAGAGCGAATGGGTTTGCACAG ccgtcagtatgctcgaatcaTTGTGTTTAGTAAGGTGCCCTTGCCTAATTATAGATCAGACCTTGATGACAAAAGGCCTCAAAGAGAG GTATCTATACCCTCTGGCTTGCAAAGAGAAGTTGATGCGTTGCTTGCAGACTATCTTGCACGGAAGAGAACAGACAGTGGGAACTTTCCTAATGCTGCCTTCTCAAGGTCTAGCAGCACAGACAGTTTTATGACTGATGAAGGCTTCTATGAGCAGCAGGATAATCAGGCATCAACAAATGTTGTGATGGAGAGAATCCAAAGAAAGAAAAGCTTACAGTTGCGTAACCAGCAAGCTGCTTGGCAG GAATCAAATGATGGTCAGAGCATGATGGAGTTTCGTCGCAGTCTTCCTGCCAATAAAGAAAGGCAATCACTACTGGAAGCTATATCTCAGAATCAG GTGGTTGTAGTTTCTGGTGAAACTGGCTGTGGTAAGACAACACAGCTGCCACAATATATTTTAGAGTCTGAAATAGAGGCTGCTCGCGGTGCTACTTGCAGTATCATTTGCACTCAACCAAGACGAATATCAGCTATTTCTGTTTCTGAAAGAGTTGCTGCTGAAAGAGGTGAAAAAATTGGGGAATCG GTTGGCTACAAAGTTCGGTTGGAAGGAATGAGAGGAAGGGATACGCGCCTTCTGTTCTGCACTACTGGCGTCCTGTTGCGGCGATTGCTG GGTTTTACATACCCTGTTCGAAGTCGTTTTCTAGAAGATATCCTTGAAGTTACCGGGCACAGATTGACCCCGTACAATCAGATTGATGACTATGGCCAAGAGAAAAGTTGGAAAATGCAAAAGCAAGCTCTGAGGAAGACGAAGACCCAAATTGCTTCTGTTGTGGAA GATGCAGTTAAAACTGCTGATTTAAGGGATTATAGTCCGCAGACTCGTGACTCGCTATCCTGCTGGAATCCTGATTCAATTGGTTTTAACTTAATAGAAAATGTATTGTGCCATATTTGTCAAAAGGAAAGAGCTGGTGCTGTTCTTGTGTTTATGACTGGCTGGGATGACATTAATACACTGAAAGAGCAGCTGCAATCAAACCCATTACTTGGTGACCCTAGCAAAGTTTTGCTTCTTGCATGTCATGGTTCAATGGCTAGCGCAGAGCAG aaactaatATTCGATAAACCTGAGCCTGGCGTAAGGAAAATAGTTCTTGCTACCAATTTGGCTGAAACTAGTATTACTATCAATGATGTAGTCTTTGTTGTTGATTGTGGAAAAGCAAAGGAGACATCTTATGATGCATTGAATAACACGCCCTGTTTGCTTCCCACCTGGATCTCCAAGGCTTCTGCCAGACAA AGACGAGGAAGAGCTGGCCGAGTTCAGTCAGGGGAGTGTTTCCATCTTTATCCACAGTGCGTATATAATGTGTTTGCTGACTACCAGTTGCCAGAACTTCTGAGAACCCCTCTCCAATCCCTATGCTTGCAAATAAAAAGCTTGCGGCTTGGGAGCATCTCAGAATTCTTATCCAGAGCTTTGCAATCACCCGAGTCTCTATCG GTACAAAATGCCATTGATTATCTCAAAGTCATTGGAGCATTTGATCAGAATGAAGAGTTAACAGTTCTAG GAAAGCACTTGTCTATGCTTCCAGTAGAGCCTAAATTGGGCAAGATGCTTATTTTTGGGGCTATTTTTAACTGCCTTGATCCCATATTAACAATAGTTTCGGGACTTAGTGTTAGAGATCCATTCATGACACCATTTGACAAGAAGGAT CTTGCGGAGTCTGCCAAGTTACAGTTTTCATGTCGTGAGTATAGCGATCACCTTGCGATtgttcatgcatatgatggatggaGAGAAGCTGAAAGAGATCGCAATGGCTATGACTACTGCTGGAGAAATTTTCTGTCTGCACAAACCTTGAAAGCCCTAGATTCTCTCCGGAGGCAGTTCATCTTTCTTTTGAAGGACACTGGTCTGATTGATGAAAACATGACTATGTGCAACAAATGGAGTCGTGATGCAAATCTAGTTAGGGCAGTCATTTGTGCGGGACTATACCCAGGTGTTTCATCTGTTGTG AACAAGGAGAAATCAGTTTCTCTGAAGACAATGGAGGATGGACAGGTCATGCTTTACTCG AGTTCAGTCAATGGCAAAGAAGGCAAGATTCCATTCCCCTGGCTAGTGTTCAATGAGAAAGTGAAGGTGAATTCAGTGTTTCTCCGGGATTCAACAGCAATATCTGACTCTACATTGTTGCTCTTTGGAGGAAACATTCAACGAGGGGGCTTG GATGGACACTTGAAAATGCTTGGAGGCTATCTGGAGTTCTTTATGAGCCGTGATCTCGCATCAACTTACTTGAATCTCAAGAATGAACTCGAAAATTTAATCCATCACAAG CTTCAAAACCCAAGGATGGACATCCAAACCAGTGAGGAGCTTCTGTCTGCTGTACGGTTGCTGGTCACGGAGGACCCGTGCAGTGGTCGGTTTGTCTATGGCCGACAAGAACCAAGATCAAAGAAAGCGAAGATGATGCTCGCGCCAGCCTCAGTCTCCATGGACCGTGGAGGCGGACACGGAGGGGACAACCCTAAGAACCAGCTCCAGACTCTTCTAACAAGGGCTGGAAACGACAACCCAACCTACAAGACAAAGCAGATCAAGAACAGCCTCTTCAGGTCGACAGTCGAGTTCAACGGCATGGAGTTTGTAGGGCAGCCTTGCGCAAACAAGAAGCTCGCGGAGAAGGACGCGGCGGGAGAGGCGATCAACTGGCTCACGGGTGGAGGGGCTCCCCCTGACACGAGAGACGCACGGGACATGGATCACATGTCCATGCTGACGAAACCGCCACGCAGGAAGAGGCACCACCATAGGAGGTCCTGA
- the LOC127340804 gene encoding DExH-box ATP-dependent RNA helicase DExH3 isoform X2 → MLLASTVLRGRLRPLRRPRPPIMPAPLFLSQNPNPSASPAPASMSSTNGVYVPPMRRLRSVIASTSGNLAPPPSVQPAWTPDWRADGRSLSPPSPPQTQRRSAALPPRPPPQRQPQTQPMRQQSAGYSRYAYDDFSEEESDREMDRVSVSSSSKGASTLDNVDEWKWKLHMLLRNDNEQEIMSRERKDRRDFDQLAQLAERMGLHSRQYARIIVFSKVPLPNYRSDLDDKRPQREVSIPSGLQREVDALLADYLARKRTDSGNFPNAAFSRSSSTDSFMTDEGFYEQQDNQASTNVVMERIQRKKSLQLRNQQAAWQESNDGQSMMEFRRSLPANKERQSLLEAISQNQVVVVSGETGCGKTTQLPQYILESEIEAARGATCSIICTQPRRISAISVSERVAAERGEKIGESVGYKVRLEGMRGRDTRLLFCTTGVLLRRLLVDRNLKGVTHVIVDEIHERGMNEDFLLIVLKDLLPRRPELRLVLMSATLNAEMFSSYFGGAPMIHIPGFTYPVRSRFLEDILEVTGHRLTPYNQIDDYGQEKSWKMQKQALRKTKTQIASVVEDAVKTADLRDYSPQTRDSLSCWNPDSIGFNLIENVLCHICQKERAGAVLVFMTGWDDINTLKEQLQSNPLLGDPSKVLLLACHGSMASAEQKLIFDKPEPGVRKIVLATNLAETSITINDVVFVVDCGKAKETSYDALNNTPCLLPTWISKASARQRRGRAGRVQSGECFHLYPQCVYNVFADYQLPELLRTPLQSLCLQIKSLRLGSISEFLSRALQSPESLSVQNAIDYLKVIGAFDQNEELTVLGKHLSMLPVEPKLGKMLIFGAIFNCLDPILTIVSGLSVRDPFMTPFDKKDLAESAKLQFSCREYSDHLAIVHAYDGWREAERDRNGYDYCWRNFLSAQTLKALDSLRRQFIFLLKDTGLIDENMTMCNKWSRDANLVRAVICAGLYPGVSSVVNKEKSVSLKTMEDGQVMLYSSSVNGKEGKIPFPWLVFNEKVKVNSVFLRDSTAISDSTLLLFGGNIQRGGLDGHLKMLGGYLEFFMSRDLASTYLNLKNELENLIHHKLQNPRMDIQTSEELLSAVRLLVTEDPCSGRFVYGRQEPRSKKAKMMLAPASVSMDRGGGHGGDNPKNQLQTLLTRAGNDNPTYKTKQIKNSLFRSTVEFNGMEFVGQPCANKKLAEKDAAGEAINWLTGGGAPPDTRDARDMDHMSMLTKPPRRKRHHHRRS, encoded by the exons ATGCTCCTGGCCTCCACGGTCCTGCGGGGTCGCCTCCGCCCCCTCCGCCGGCCCCGGCCCCCGATCATGCCCGCCCCGCTCTTCCTCTCCCAAAACCCTAACCCCAGCGCCAGCCCCGCCCCCGCCTCCATGAGCAGCACCAACGGCGTCTACGTGCCCCCGATGCGGCGGCTCCGCTCCGTCATCGCGTCCACCAGCGGCAACCTGGCCCCGCCGCCCTCCGTGCAGCCCGCGTGGACGCCCGACTGGCGCGCGGACGGCCGCTCCCTCAGCCCGCCCTCGCCGCCTCAGACGCAGCGACGCTCCGCGGCCCtcccgccgcggccgccgccccaGAGGCAGCCCCAGACGCAGCCCATGCGCCAGCAGAGCGCTGGGTACTCTCGGTACGCGTACGATGACTTTTCTGAGGAGGAGTCCGACAGGGAAATGGACCGCGTCTCGGTGTCGTCCAGTAGTAAG GGTGCATCTACTTTAGACAATGTTGACGAATGGAAATGGAAACTGCACATGCTTCTCCGAAACGACAATGAGCAAGAGATTATGTCTAGGGAAAGAAAGGACAGGCGTGATTTTGATCAGCTTGCCCAACTGGCAGAGCGAATGGGTTTGCACAG ccgtcagtatgctcgaatcaTTGTGTTTAGTAAGGTGCCCTTGCCTAATTATAGATCAGACCTTGATGACAAAAGGCCTCAAAGAGAG GTATCTATACCCTCTGGCTTGCAAAGAGAAGTTGATGCGTTGCTTGCAGACTATCTTGCACGGAAGAGAACAGACAGTGGGAACTTTCCTAATGCTGCCTTCTCAAGGTCTAGCAGCACAGACAGTTTTATGACTGATGAAGGCTTCTATGAGCAGCAGGATAATCAGGCATCAACAAATGTTGTGATGGAGAGAATCCAAAGAAAGAAAAGCTTACAGTTGCGTAACCAGCAAGCTGCTTGGCAG GAATCAAATGATGGTCAGAGCATGATGGAGTTTCGTCGCAGTCTTCCTGCCAATAAAGAAAGGCAATCACTACTGGAAGCTATATCTCAGAATCAG GTGGTTGTAGTTTCTGGTGAAACTGGCTGTGGTAAGACAACACAGCTGCCACAATATATTTTAGAGTCTGAAATAGAGGCTGCTCGCGGTGCTACTTGCAGTATCATTTGCACTCAACCAAGACGAATATCAGCTATTTCTGTTTCTGAAAGAGTTGCTGCTGAAAGAGGTGAAAAAATTGGGGAATCG GTTGGCTACAAAGTTCGGTTGGAAGGAATGAGAGGAAGGGATACGCGCCTTCTGTTCTGCACTACTGGCGTCCTGTTGCGGCGATTGCTGGTAGATAGAAACTTGAAAGGTGTTACCCATGTTATTGTGGATGAAATCCATGAACGGGGCATGAATGAAG ATTTTCTCCTTATTGTCCTGAAGGATCTTCTTCCACGCCGGCCCGAGCTAAGACTTGTATTGATGAGTGCAACCCTCAATGCTGAAATGTTCTCTTCATACTTTGGCGGAGCACCCATGATACATATACCT GGTTTTACATACCCTGTTCGAAGTCGTTTTCTAGAAGATATCCTTGAAGTTACCGGGCACAGATTGACCCCGTACAATCAGATTGATGACTATGGCCAAGAGAAAAGTTGGAAAATGCAAAAGCAAGCTCTGAGGAAGACGAAGACCCAAATTGCTTCTGTTGTGGAA GATGCAGTTAAAACTGCTGATTTAAGGGATTATAGTCCGCAGACTCGTGACTCGCTATCCTGCTGGAATCCTGATTCAATTGGTTTTAACTTAATAGAAAATGTATTGTGCCATATTTGTCAAAAGGAAAGAGCTGGTGCTGTTCTTGTGTTTATGACTGGCTGGGATGACATTAATACACTGAAAGAGCAGCTGCAATCAAACCCATTACTTGGTGACCCTAGCAAAGTTTTGCTTCTTGCATGTCATGGTTCAATGGCTAGCGCAGAGCAG aaactaatATTCGATAAACCTGAGCCTGGCGTAAGGAAAATAGTTCTTGCTACCAATTTGGCTGAAACTAGTATTACTATCAATGATGTAGTCTTTGTTGTTGATTGTGGAAAAGCAAAGGAGACATCTTATGATGCATTGAATAACACGCCCTGTTTGCTTCCCACCTGGATCTCCAAGGCTTCTGCCAGACAA AGACGAGGAAGAGCTGGCCGAGTTCAGTCAGGGGAGTGTTTCCATCTTTATCCACAGTGCGTATATAATGTGTTTGCTGACTACCAGTTGCCAGAACTTCTGAGAACCCCTCTCCAATCCCTATGCTTGCAAATAAAAAGCTTGCGGCTTGGGAGCATCTCAGAATTCTTATCCAGAGCTTTGCAATCACCCGAGTCTCTATCG GTACAAAATGCCATTGATTATCTCAAAGTCATTGGAGCATTTGATCAGAATGAAGAGTTAACAGTTCTAG GAAAGCACTTGTCTATGCTTCCAGTAGAGCCTAAATTGGGCAAGATGCTTATTTTTGGGGCTATTTTTAACTGCCTTGATCCCATATTAACAATAGTTTCGGGACTTAGTGTTAGAGATCCATTCATGACACCATTTGACAAGAAGGAT CTTGCGGAGTCTGCCAAGTTACAGTTTTCATGTCGTGAGTATAGCGATCACCTTGCGATtgttcatgcatatgatggatggaGAGAAGCTGAAAGAGATCGCAATGGCTATGACTACTGCTGGAGAAATTTTCTGTCTGCACAAACCTTGAAAGCCCTAGATTCTCTCCGGAGGCAGTTCATCTTTCTTTTGAAGGACACTGGTCTGATTGATGAAAACATGACTATGTGCAACAAATGGAGTCGTGATGCAAATCTAGTTAGGGCAGTCATTTGTGCGGGACTATACCCAGGTGTTTCATCTGTTGTG AACAAGGAGAAATCAGTTTCTCTGAAGACAATGGAGGATGGACAGGTCATGCTTTACTCG AGTTCAGTCAATGGCAAAGAAGGCAAGATTCCATTCCCCTGGCTAGTGTTCAATGAGAAAGTGAAGGTGAATTCAGTGTTTCTCCGGGATTCAACAGCAATATCTGACTCTACATTGTTGCTCTTTGGAGGAAACATTCAACGAGGGGGCTTG GATGGACACTTGAAAATGCTTGGAGGCTATCTGGAGTTCTTTATGAGCCGTGATCTCGCATCAACTTACTTGAATCTCAAGAATGAACTCGAAAATTTAATCCATCACAAG CTTCAAAACCCAAGGATGGACATCCAAACCAGTGAGGAGCTTCTGTCTGCTGTACGGTTGCTGGTCACGGAGGACCCGTGCAGTGGTCGGTTTGTCTATGGCCGACAAGAACCAAGATCAAAGAAAGCGAAGATGATGCTCGCGCCAGCCTCAGTCTCCATGGACCGTGGAGGCGGACACGGAGGGGACAACCCTAAGAACCAGCTCCAGACTCTTCTAACAAGGGCTGGAAACGACAACCCAACCTACAAGACAAAGCAGATCAAGAACAGCCTCTTCAGGTCGACAGTCGAGTTCAACGGCATGGAGTTTGTAGGGCAGCCTTGCGCAAACAAGAAGCTCGCGGAGAAGGACGCGGCGGGAGAGGCGATCAACTGGCTCACGGGTGGAGGGGCTCCCCCTGACACGAGAGACGCACGGGACATGGATCACATGTCCATGCTGACGAAACCGCCACGCAGGAAGAGGCACCACCATAGGAGGTCCTGA